Proteins co-encoded in one Granulicella cerasi genomic window:
- a CDS encoding RepB family DNA primase produces the protein MQQIAKDFLTRCFAPGETIALLLRSECDGKMRQRVVTLEQATDVRYLNWLAYQNHHGVNLYAAANPLRSGSRRRTKESIIAVRHIYIDIDVDGDARLAALRASDGVPVPSAILSTSPGKYQALWRVEGFDFATQEDMLKRLASAFGGDPACTDCNRVLRIPGFYNWKYTPAHCVAVEYPSDATYRPADFRLPESSEFAALPLRRNTRLNGSHKDTHSEHDWAWACHELAQGKDAHKLTHLLAEHRSDKPNPLYYAQRTIDIASARQWLLEGAPLEDVITMLQVRRDAELPAAQCCARAREIATTAQRMISRKKFA, from the coding sequence ATGCAACAGATCGCCAAAGACTTTCTCACCCGTTGCTTCGCGCCCGGTGAGACGATTGCACTCCTGCTGCGCTCGGAGTGCGATGGCAAAATGCGCCAGCGCGTGGTGACCTTAGAGCAAGCCACCGACGTGCGCTATTTGAATTGGTTGGCGTATCAGAACCATCACGGCGTAAATCTCTATGCGGCCGCCAATCCGCTGCGCTCCGGCAGCCGCAGGCGGACGAAGGAAAGCATCATCGCTGTTCGCCATATCTATATAGATATTGACGTGGACGGCGATGCCCGCCTCGCTGCGCTCCGGGCTTCGGATGGCGTTCCGGTTCCGTCCGCCATCCTCTCCACATCGCCCGGCAAATACCAGGCATTATGGCGCGTCGAAGGCTTCGACTTTGCCACGCAGGAAGATATGCTCAAACGGCTCGCATCCGCCTTCGGCGGTGATCCTGCTTGCACCGATTGCAACCGAGTGCTTCGCATCCCCGGCTTCTACAACTGGAAGTACACGCCCGCGCACTGCGTCGCGGTCGAATACCCCTCCGATGCAACCTACCGTCCTGCGGACTTCCGGTTGCCGGAGAGTTCGGAGTTTGCCGCGCTGCCGCTACGTAGGAACACGCGGCTGAACGGTTCTCACAAGGACACTCATTCTGAGCACGATTGGGCGTGGGCCTGCCATGAACTTGCCCAGGGCAAGGATGCTCACAAACTGACGCATCTTCTTGCTGAACATCGCTCCGACAAGCCCAACCCTCTGTACTACGCGCAGCGCACCATCGACATTGCTTCGGCTCGTCAATGGCTGCTCGAAGGCGCCCCTCTCGAAGATGTCATCACGATGCTGCAAGTCCGCCGTGATGCCGAGCTTCCCGCCGCACAGTGCTGCGCTCGTGCGCGGGAGATTGCCACAACAGCGCAGCGCATGATTTCTCGCAAAAAGTTTGCTTGA
- a CDS encoding single-stranded DNA-binding protein: MYQNNITLIGFIGSDAEVRTNGDRSLTVLSLATKSSYKKEGKYIEHTDWHRCVVFGKLGEFAAKLQKGAHILVEGEYRSRKFTSTKTDTEQTVWEVRVNKILKLDRAAKEAAEDSEDAPEEEAA, encoded by the coding sequence ATGTACCAGAACAACATCACCCTCATCGGCTTTATCGGCTCTGACGCGGAAGTTCGCACCAACGGCGACCGCAGCCTTACGGTTCTCTCGCTCGCAACCAAGTCTTCGTACAAGAAGGAAGGCAAGTACATCGAGCACACCGACTGGCACCGCTGCGTTGTCTTCGGCAAGCTCGGTGAGTTCGCCGCCAAGCTCCAGAAGGGCGCACACATTCTCGTCGAAGGCGAGTACCGCAGCCGCAAGTTCACCAGCACGAAGACCGACACGGAGCAGACCGTGTGGGAGGTTCGGGTGAACAAGATTCTGAAGCTGGATCGCGCCGCCAAGGAAGCGGCGGAAGACAGCGAAGACGCTCCCGAGGAAGAGGCCGCATAG
- a CDS encoding CpaF family protein — translation MSFDLILPFFPEELRALLVDPSISDLMINGTTGVYADRAGVVEHIALSMPYTNDRLTAAIERVARLLGQDLSGQNPILNTRLPDGSRVAVVGPPSSINGPTLTVRKFNRWYTSDELVASGSFPMHVRDAVIALIQKRKNGIISGGTGSGKSTLMKALLDHVPLHERLVVIEQPAELKIAHPNAVRWEAVDAIPGQVAITPSQLVAAALRHRPDRIIMGEIRDECGYDLLQAMNTGHGGTLSTLHADSAMDALDRLADMALSARTNLDQAFVRSQTGKAVDFVLHCERAVTGCRRVRELITVSGYSHAEQAFRTQEVYRASDA, via the coding sequence ATGAGCTTCGATCTCATCCTCCCGTTCTTTCCCGAAGAGTTGCGTGCTCTTCTGGTAGACCCGTCGATCTCAGACTTGATGATTAACGGGACAACGGGAGTGTATGCAGATCGTGCGGGTGTGGTCGAGCATATTGCGCTCTCCATGCCCTACACCAATGACCGCCTTACGGCGGCCATTGAGCGGGTGGCACGCCTGCTTGGGCAAGACCTCAGCGGCCAGAATCCCATCCTCAACACGCGCTTGCCTGACGGCTCGCGTGTAGCTGTCGTCGGGCCGCCCTCTTCGATCAATGGCCCGACGCTAACTGTGCGCAAGTTCAACCGCTGGTATACGAGCGATGAGCTGGTGGCATCGGGCAGTTTCCCCATGCACGTTCGTGACGCTGTTATCGCTCTTATTCAGAAACGGAAGAACGGCATCATCAGCGGGGGAACCGGCTCCGGCAAGTCCACACTCATGAAGGCGCTCCTTGACCACGTTCCGTTGCACGAACGGCTAGTGGTGATCGAACAGCCAGCCGAGCTAAAGATCGCGCATCCGAATGCGGTTCGATGGGAGGCCGTCGATGCGATTCCGGGCCAGGTTGCCATCACACCAAGCCAGCTTGTAGCGGCTGCATTGCGCCATCGTCCCGACCGCATCATCATGGGCGAAATCCGCGATGAATGCGGCTACGACCTGCTTCAAGCCATGAACACCGGCCACGGTGGAACCTTGTCCACCCTGCACGCCGATTCCGCGATGGATGCGCTGGATAGATTGGCGGACATGGCCTTGAGTGCGAGGACGAATCTGGACCAGGCATTTGTCCGGTCGCAGACCGGAAAAGCCGTGGACTTTGTTCTTCATTGCGAGCGCGCTGTCACGGGCTGCCGAAGAGTCCGGGAACTGATTACCGTCTCCGGCTACAGCCACGCGGAACAAGCGTTCCGTACTCAGGAGGTCTACCGTGCCTCCGACGCCTGA
- a CDS encoding VirB8/TrbF family protein: MSTHRAAIEQRLTPRQAMLTDEVGNEVYASHYAERKAYRIIIGCGTVLLLGSMGLNFALAHRPVANRYVRIDEMGRAQAIQYSDLNYSPREGEVRNYLTEWANYRYTISRDTIAKKYPLNYYFLSQGLASRLMNEDNQNHLASQVVSGQVESSDVQVRDVTITSMSEELVQGAKIARGTALVTLDKIYSQQNSRNPRTEHWMLSVTYYLDPKQVNEQAKIFPQYEFINPLGLTVTEFHENRVSVVPMTPAKAVASATPVSGEMR; encoded by the coding sequence ATGTCCACACACCGCGCAGCCATTGAACAACGTCTGACGCCCAGGCAAGCGATGCTGACCGATGAGGTCGGCAACGAGGTCTATGCCTCTCATTACGCCGAGCGAAAAGCCTACCGCATCATCATCGGTTGCGGGACGGTGTTACTGCTCGGTTCGATGGGATTGAACTTTGCTCTGGCGCATCGTCCGGTCGCCAATCGCTACGTCCGCATCGACGAGATGGGCCGCGCCCAGGCGATCCAGTACAGCGACTTGAATTACAGCCCACGCGAGGGTGAAGTCCGTAATTACCTCACAGAATGGGCCAACTATCGTTACACCATCAGCCGTGACACCATCGCGAAGAAGTATCCGCTCAACTATTATTTCCTGTCACAGGGATTGGCGTCCCGTCTGATGAATGAGGACAACCAAAACCACCTTGCTTCGCAGGTGGTGTCCGGCCAGGTCGAATCGAGTGACGTTCAGGTGCGTGATGTCACCATCACTTCCATGTCGGAAGAGCTGGTTCAGGGTGCGAAGATTGCTCGCGGAACGGCGCTGGTCACGCTCGACAAGATTTACTCCCAACAGAACTCCCGCAATCCCCGTACCGAGCATTGGATGCTCTCTGTGACGTATTACCTTGATCCCAAGCAGGTCAATGAACAGGCGAAGATCTTCCCGCAGTACGAGTTCATCAACCCGCTGGGGTTGACGGTCACGGAGTTCCACGAGAACCGTGTCTCCGTCGTGCCGATGACTCCGGCCAAGGCCGTTGCATCGGCAACGCCCGTCTCTGGAGAAATGCGATGA
- a CDS encoding type IV secretion system protein, giving the protein MMLLQTMPSTSSGVDWLYQFTNNLTDLTTQNGGALSQFGAVELSFISLFTLVSMVVNWNTSGMTLRFHAEPVRAGDLVNFMLRLIICSLMLNYWVNPLPGASWGLNHFFSYIAQAMVAAFDQTALNQLLAALREAGLNTPTPSMMQLTQQLCYFLVEGLLGVASAILFVVNCSSFIFYGITALFGPVFIPLLMTQTFRSKFFHFLDVLISFAMIRAVAAAFIFVWSGFMITFLQKTFHGDYSIPMWLANLIPTVMVFIAFIVNLLFIPSITQAIFGGAAGVAASAANVAGRSALLLAGGKGGAK; this is encoded by the coding sequence ATGATGTTGCTGCAAACGATGCCGAGCACAAGTTCCGGTGTGGACTGGCTCTACCAGTTCACGAACAACCTCACGGACCTGACAACGCAGAACGGTGGTGCGCTGTCGCAGTTTGGTGCGGTGGAGCTGAGCTTTATCTCGCTCTTCACGCTCGTCAGCATGGTGGTGAATTGGAACACCTCCGGGATGACACTGCGTTTTCATGCAGAGCCGGTGCGTGCCGGGGATCTCGTGAACTTCATGCTGCGGCTCATCATCTGCTCGCTGATGTTGAACTATTGGGTCAATCCGCTGCCCGGAGCAAGCTGGGGTCTCAACCACTTCTTTAGCTACATCGCGCAGGCGATGGTTGCGGCATTCGATCAGACTGCGCTCAACCAGCTTCTCGCAGCCTTGAGAGAGGCTGGGCTAAATACGCCGACGCCTTCCATGATGCAGCTCACACAACAGCTCTGCTACTTCCTCGTTGAAGGACTGCTCGGCGTCGCGTCTGCCATTCTGTTCGTCGTCAACTGTAGCTCGTTCATCTTCTATGGCATCACGGCGCTGTTTGGACCGGTCTTTATTCCGTTGCTGATGACACAGACCTTTCGCTCCAAGTTCTTCCACTTCCTCGATGTACTCATCAGCTTCGCGATGATCCGCGCCGTCGCTGCAGCGTTCATTTTTGTCTGGTCAGGATTCATGATTACGTTCTTGCAAAAGACCTTTCATGGGGACTATTCCATACCTATGTGGCTGGCGAACCTCATCCCGACAGTGATGGTGTTCATCGCCTTTATCGTGAATCTGCTCTTCATTCCTTCGATCACGCAGGCCATCTTTGGCGGGGCTGCTGGTGTTGCTGCCTCAGCCGCCAACGTCGCTGGCCGATCAGCATTGCTACTTGCTGGTGGCAAAGGAGGTGCAAAGTGA
- a CDS encoding TrbI/VirB10 family protein: MTEINETVQETTPATVPEQPEARPPFKKSMPVVIALVAIIAVIGVANLSSLVSGNRKSAPQSSLAMTPSTSNAQQVKSFTAQQQLQAQRDADALRHQQEIAAAMQQLQASQDVPGPESDTAPPMTKAQRDSIYGNSSNAPQHTSNVSEAQAEAKQKRLAAEKQKEDALNSDTVAIDFSTAGSTPAPQVVQTAAQGKPASPNGDADVVHASARQASPAGDTAAMDKYSFDSYDGRLYRIFEGTVLEGVVTNHIDGGFAGPIMVMLTTDYYSHDHQQLLMPQGTRLIGSVQSVGNAQQRKMFVSFHRAVCPDGFSIDFDKYLGLDPIGTTGLATKVDHGYLMAFGAAAAIGGLGAMAQIGNNGTVFDPSTQIRNGISAQTSMEGEQVLNHFLNRLPIITLKEGSRARVYIGRDLLVPSYADHHVDPTL, translated from the coding sequence ATGACAGAGATCAACGAAACCGTACAAGAGACTACGCCCGCCACCGTTCCCGAGCAGCCGGAAGCAAGGCCACCGTTCAAGAAGAGTATGCCTGTCGTCATTGCGTTGGTTGCAATCATTGCAGTCATAGGCGTCGCCAACCTTTCCAGTCTGGTGAGTGGTAATAGGAAGTCGGCCCCACAAAGCAGCCTTGCGATGACGCCTTCGACCTCGAATGCCCAGCAGGTGAAGAGCTTCACCGCCCAACAGCAGTTGCAGGCACAGCGTGACGCCGACGCGCTCCGTCATCAGCAGGAGATTGCCGCTGCGATGCAGCAGCTTCAGGCATCGCAGGATGTTCCCGGTCCGGAGAGCGATACTGCTCCGCCGATGACGAAGGCACAACGGGACAGCATCTACGGCAACAGTAGTAATGCGCCGCAGCATACGTCGAACGTCTCCGAGGCGCAGGCCGAAGCGAAGCAGAAACGGCTTGCAGCCGAGAAACAGAAGGAGGACGCGCTCAATAGCGATACGGTGGCGATTGATTTCTCGACCGCTGGCTCCACTCCTGCTCCGCAGGTCGTTCAGACAGCAGCCCAGGGCAAACCCGCATCACCCAATGGCGATGCAGATGTGGTCCATGCGTCGGCGCGGCAGGCTTCACCTGCCGGCGACACCGCCGCGATGGACAAGTACAGCTTCGATTCCTACGACGGTCGCTTGTATCGGATCTTCGAGGGAACGGTGCTGGAAGGCGTTGTCACCAACCATATCGACGGCGGCTTCGCCGGACCGATCATGGTGATGCTGACGACCGACTACTACTCGCACGATCATCAGCAGCTTTTGATGCCGCAAGGTACTCGGTTGATTGGGAGCGTGCAGAGCGTCGGCAACGCGCAGCAGCGGAAGATGTTTGTGTCCTTCCATCGTGCCGTGTGCCCCGATGGCTTCTCCATCGACTTCGATAAGTATCTTGGCCTTGACCCGATTGGGACAACCGGCCTTGCGACGAAGGTGGACCACGGCTACCTGATGGCCTTCGGCGCAGCCGCCGCCATCGGTGGCCTGGGTGCGATGGCTCAGATCGGCAACAACGGTACCGTGTTCGATCCATCGACCCAGATACGGAATGGTATCTCCGCACAAACTTCGATGGAAGGCGAACAGGTTTTGAACCACTTCCTGAACCGTCTGCCCATTATCACACTCAAGGAAGGTTCCCGCGCTCGTGTCTACATCGGCAGAGATCTGCTCGTGCCGTCCTACGCCGACCACCATGTAGACCCAACGCTGTAA
- a CDS encoding TrbG/VirB9 family P-type conjugative transfer protein — translation MKPLIPIVIGYGLAMAALPLHASAPASHPLQPSAPRTVAVSETETPPVVRAGLLQSTLIVLPDQEKVANVYAGDTVGWVFDAGHVASRFISVKPKIANGSTDIHIVSDHGNEYTLQLREVSADADDHYDSKVLIAPNDKAAKDRLTQMPVFVPAADLEKAKQEAIAAKAAQASELKAEQAKEETYRSQYPGSLHFDYAWDEKKGKELGLQQIWRDDKFTYLRGQFQETPALYEVKDKKPSLINFDFSNGLYTVPKQLDNGYLAIGKQKVEFHRTGGR, via the coding sequence GTGAAGCCTCTTATCCCCATCGTCATCGGCTATGGCCTTGCAATGGCGGCGTTGCCGCTCCATGCATCGGCCCCTGCTAGCCATCCTCTCCAGCCGAGCGCGCCGCGCACGGTTGCCGTCTCCGAGACGGAGACACCGCCTGTCGTGCGTGCCGGGTTGTTGCAGTCCACGTTGATCGTGCTTCCCGATCAGGAGAAGGTCGCTAACGTCTACGCCGGGGACACGGTGGGCTGGGTCTTCGATGCCGGTCACGTCGCTTCGCGATTCATCAGCGTCAAGCCGAAGATTGCCAATGGATCGACGGACATTCATATCGTCTCCGACCACGGCAACGAGTACACCTTGCAGTTGCGCGAGGTCTCTGCCGACGCCGACGACCACTATGACTCGAAGGTTCTCATCGCCCCCAACGATAAGGCCGCGAAGGATCGGCTCACGCAGATGCCGGTGTTCGTTCCTGCCGCCGATTTGGAGAAGGCGAAGCAGGAGGCCATCGCTGCGAAAGCTGCCCAGGCTTCGGAGTTAAAAGCGGAACAGGCCAAGGAAGAGACCTACCGCAGCCAGTATCCCGGCTCACTTCACTTCGATTACGCCTGGGATGAGAAAAAAGGCAAAGAGCTGGGCTTGCAGCAGATATGGCGCGATGACAAGTTCACCTACCTACGCGGCCAGTTTCAGGAGACGCCCGCCCTCTACGAGGTGAAGGATAAGAAGCCCTCCCTAATCAACTTCGATTTCTCAAACGGCCTGTACACCGTGCCGAAGCAACTCGATAACGGCTATCTCGCCATCGGCAAGCAGAAGGTGGAGTTCCACCGGACGGGAGGTCGGTAG
- a CDS encoding VirB4 family type IV secretion system protein, with protein sequence MTRANTEQIKPVPWFAKAGAACSIVPIARFVSEHIFALKGDGYGCLFTLAGIDEECMTEQELESQLRSLEGALRGLPEGACLYQYTRVRSGFELPRQQTYTNPVTQVFVDDRLRFLEASAGFRRIDLHWCLTIEPEKLKAFESKPQENAASTTRMLAELEKTASLLAGNLGNSLGLQLLDKQQVFQFFSYLFNLENWAEQGRLRTDTGVDRQIVQAPVAWKEDHLRIGKRYVQMYSLKAMPEASRPCLFADLARLDCDSVLCSTWRPKAASTVRKEIDNQEKFISFFKVGVLTRVMAGRDTDSLDEGASARAANLQVDDLSEVVRSLDKKAQGEYSLRLLVATRSAETLRNVAPSVHRVFVEARAQVMEETLGNLSAFYAMFPGNGKFNVFPLWLAEDHHARLSSIFAPHLGHPHADDLDAEYLNVFETRTGTPFFHDAYVDGVRVQLILGPTGSGKSVAGNVTIAHEQKYGGFTYIFDIGGSYESVVELYGGRVDRVGKDGPRVNPFTLEPTESNIQFLYSFVKLLLTNGGAELEPEDDDVIHKAVQDMYLLDLANRRLSNLYLPKKLDRYLSKWVGRGVYSAIFDNVEDRLSLSRIQCFDFQGVNNAQYADLIEPLMVWLLHRINDVLFNPANLGVPKHILIEELFSSMKNKQLLDAALASIKTVRKNLGGVTMIGQSAEDLGENADSIVNSCSSFLFLKDATFNRKRYAELFKMNEQQLALFESLQDREALYMRRDGLSKVIRLNLDNRTYAAVSTKPKDRVRRAKLIEKYGLTDGIARFAAGEGL encoded by the coding sequence ATGACCCGCGCAAATACTGAGCAGATCAAACCAGTTCCGTGGTTCGCCAAAGCTGGCGCGGCGTGCAGCATCGTGCCGATTGCGCGCTTTGTGAGTGAGCACATCTTCGCGCTGAAGGGCGATGGCTATGGATGCCTGTTCACACTTGCGGGCATCGACGAAGAGTGCATGACGGAACAGGAGTTGGAGTCGCAGCTTCGTTCGCTTGAAGGAGCGTTGCGTGGACTGCCGGAAGGAGCTTGCCTCTATCAGTACACGCGCGTGCGCTCCGGCTTTGAATTGCCACGGCAACAAACCTACACAAACCCCGTCACGCAGGTATTCGTAGACGACCGCCTACGCTTCCTCGAAGCGTCGGCGGGATTTCGCCGCATCGACCTGCACTGGTGCCTGACCATCGAGCCGGAGAAGTTGAAAGCGTTCGAGAGCAAGCCGCAGGAAAACGCAGCGTCCACTACGCGGATGCTGGCGGAGTTGGAGAAGACTGCATCTCTATTGGCTGGCAACCTCGGCAACTCGCTTGGGCTTCAGCTACTCGATAAGCAACAGGTATTTCAGTTCTTCTCATATCTGTTCAATCTCGAAAACTGGGCGGAACAGGGACGGCTTCGCACAGACACCGGCGTGGACCGTCAGATCGTGCAAGCACCTGTCGCATGGAAGGAAGACCATCTCCGCATCGGCAAGCGGTACGTGCAGATGTACTCGCTGAAGGCGATGCCGGAAGCATCGCGGCCTTGCTTATTCGCAGACCTCGCACGGCTCGATTGCGATAGCGTGCTGTGTTCGACATGGCGGCCCAAGGCCGCCAGCACCGTTCGCAAGGAGATCGACAACCAGGAGAAGTTCATCAGCTTCTTCAAAGTGGGCGTGCTCACGCGTGTGATGGCCGGGCGCGATACGGACTCACTGGACGAAGGGGCGAGCGCACGCGCGGCCAACCTTCAGGTCGATGACCTGAGCGAAGTGGTCCGATCGTTAGATAAAAAGGCGCAGGGTGAATACTCGCTCCGTCTACTGGTCGCCACACGGAGCGCAGAGACACTGCGCAATGTCGCGCCCTCTGTGCATCGCGTCTTCGTGGAAGCCCGCGCACAGGTCATGGAAGAAACGTTGGGCAATCTCTCCGCGTTCTATGCCATGTTCCCAGGCAACGGCAAGTTCAACGTCTTTCCTCTGTGGCTGGCGGAAGACCATCACGCACGTCTCTCTTCGATCTTCGCGCCGCACCTCGGGCATCCCCACGCGGATGACCTGGATGCAGAGTATCTGAACGTCTTCGAGACGCGGACAGGCACACCGTTCTTTCATGATGCGTATGTGGATGGTGTTCGCGTGCAGCTCATCCTCGGGCCTACAGGTTCAGGCAAAAGCGTGGCCGGGAATGTCACCATCGCGCACGAGCAGAAATACGGTGGCTTCACCTACATCTTCGACATCGGCGGCAGCTATGAGAGCGTGGTCGAGTTATACGGTGGCCGCGTTGACCGCGTAGGCAAAGATGGTCCACGCGTAAATCCGTTCACGCTGGAGCCTACCGAAAGCAATATCCAGTTCCTCTATTCGTTTGTAAAGCTGCTGCTCACCAACGGCGGTGCCGAACTGGAGCCGGAAGATGATGACGTGATCCACAAGGCCGTGCAGGATATGTACCTGCTCGACCTTGCAAACCGCCGCCTGTCGAATCTCTACCTACCGAAAAAGCTCGACCGCTACTTGTCGAAGTGGGTTGGACGCGGTGTGTACAGCGCTATCTTCGACAACGTTGAGGACAGGCTATCGCTCTCGCGCATCCAGTGCTTCGACTTTCAGGGCGTGAACAACGCGCAGTATGCCGACCTGATCGAGCCGCTGATGGTATGGCTTCTGCACCGCATCAACGATGTCCTCTTCAACCCTGCGAACTTGGGCGTCCCCAAACACATTTTGATTGAAGAACTGTTCTCCAGCATGAAGAACAAGCAGTTGCTGGATGCGGCATTGGCTTCCATCAAAACTGTTCGCAAGAACCTGGGTGGCGTGACCATGATTGGCCAGTCCGCCGAAGACCTCGGTGAGAACGCCGATAGCATCGTCAACTCCTGTTCGTCATTCCTGTTCCTGAAGGACGCCACGTTCAACCGCAAGCGGTATGCGGAGCTCTTCAAGATGAATGAGCAGCAGCTCGCACTTTTTGAGAGCTTGCAGGACCGCGAGGCCCTGTACATGCGCCGCGATGGATTGAGCAAAGTGATTCGGCTAAACCTCGACAACCGCACCTATGCGGCTGTCTCCACCAAGCCGAAGGATCGCGTGCGCCGTGCGAAGTTGATCGAGAAGTACGGGCTTACTGATGGCATCGCCCGTTTCGCAGCCGGAGAAGGTTTGTAA
- a CDS encoding VirB3 family type IV secretion system protein → MTRRGEPQAINQALNRPRAKLGLDLTAWMAILFVCAAVFLVGFRLLAMLAFPTLAVCAWLVVRKHPKMFQLWGLSLGQKSYYDPRKY, encoded by the coding sequence ATGACCAGGCGAGGAGAACCGCAGGCAATCAATCAGGCGCTGAATCGACCGAGAGCCAAACTTGGTCTCGATCTTACAGCATGGATGGCGATCTTATTCGTCTGCGCTGCGGTTTTCCTCGTTGGGTTTCGATTGCTGGCCATGCTCGCGTTTCCAACGCTTGCAGTCTGTGCATGGCTGGTCGTGCGCAAACACCCAAAGATGTTTCAACTGTGGGGCCTGAGTCTGGGCCAGAAGAGCTACTATGACCCGCGCAAATACTGA
- a CDS encoding LysR family transcriptional regulator, whose product MSDIVEFRHLEYLVAIAERRNFSKAAEHVLRSQPAISHQIKMVEADIGYPLLIRDGRNGVHPTPAGEFVLAWARVVLPQKKETFRMAKAIHDGTVPPLRMGFSSFVNSFLLDNFRLVYQGMFPDCEIQLSGTDTQHVLERLEAGTLDCALLPMPVDRDRWDVREVAHSPLVICMRADDPLSTQAQVDIHEAAPRLKVFRDPELHPAAHARLSEMFSELGIELHLASSAATPTDIQMMVKQGYGLALIDQLWPLDAGLVARPLAGLKWTADFAFVTSRSHKHMALMFIERYLDEHGLGDHRKQPQPAAVRRPKQLTLVG is encoded by the coding sequence ATGTCAGACATCGTCGAGTTTCGTCATCTGGAATATTTGGTTGCGATTGCTGAACGCCGTAATTTCAGCAAGGCCGCCGAGCATGTCCTGCGCTCACAACCTGCGATCAGTCATCAGATCAAAATGGTCGAGGCTGATATTGGATATCCCCTCCTGATACGTGACGGACGCAACGGGGTTCATCCAACACCTGCGGGTGAGTTTGTGCTTGCATGGGCAAGAGTCGTACTCCCGCAGAAGAAGGAGACGTTCCGCATGGCAAAAGCCATACATGACGGAACTGTACCGCCTCTCCGCATGGGCTTCTCTTCCTTCGTGAATAGCTTCCTTCTCGACAACTTCCGTCTCGTGTATCAAGGGATGTTTCCAGACTGCGAGATCCAGCTCTCTGGGACAGATACGCAGCATGTTTTGGAGAGATTGGAAGCAGGAACTCTCGACTGCGCTCTGCTCCCGATGCCTGTCGACAGAGACCGCTGGGATGTTCGCGAGGTTGCACATTCGCCGCTGGTCATCTGTATGCGTGCGGACGATCCCCTAAGCACTCAAGCGCAGGTAGACATACACGAAGCGGCACCCCGATTGAAAGTCTTCCGTGATCCCGAGCTGCATCCTGCTGCGCATGCGCGCCTTTCAGAGATGTTCTCCGAACTGGGTATCGAACTGCATCTCGCAAGTTCCGCTGCCACTCCGACGGACATACAAATGATGGTCAAGCAAGGCTACGGACTCGCTCTCATCGACCAGCTATGGCCACTGGATGCAGGGCTGGTTGCAAGACCGTTAGCGGGGCTGAAATGGACAGCGGATTTTGCTTTCGTTACATCGAGAAGTCATAAACACATGGCCTTGATGTTCATCGAGCGCTACCTCGACGAGCATGGTCTGGGAGACCATCGGAAGCAGCCGCAACCCGCTGCGGTTCGCCGTCCGAAGCAGCTCACGCTCGTTGGTTGA